The following are from one region of the Streptomyces rubrogriseus genome:
- a CDS encoding HTTM domain-containing protein has protein sequence MNAAVLSVSRSIARVTGAALGPYQTAVIRIGFSATWLLFLLRELPHRNELYGPDSPWGHDLAEQMISDNGAFTALMWSDGRAWFEIVYAVAVLSSVLLLLGWRTRTMSVLFMVGVLSLQNRSVFMGDGGDNVVHLMSIYLVLTRCGRVWSLDARRARRAAAARARGERVEDRVGPVLWCALGFLLLTVTLAGGLGGDWFVPALLWAVWVALGLWWAVGRGGEDSQPRILLDVVTNIVHNGALVVIMAEACLIYATAGWYKIQGSRWQDGTAAYYPLHLDYFSPWPALSDALAASGTMVMLITYGTVAVQVAFPFTLFNRRVKNVLLAAMMIEHAVIAVTLGLPFFSLAMIAADAVFLPTSFLRRLGGWAARARGRLSGRGPSGDLAKAPDGHEDGPGRTATVPGPRAREAEGAAAGAGAVDGKDPDPTHVGFRA, from the coding sequence GTGAACGCCGCCGTCCTCTCCGTCTCCCGCTCCATCGCCCGCGTCACGGGTGCCGCGCTCGGCCCGTACCAGACCGCCGTGATCCGCATCGGTTTCAGCGCCACCTGGCTGCTCTTCCTGCTGCGCGAACTGCCCCACCGGAACGAGCTGTACGGCCCCGACAGTCCCTGGGGCCACGACCTCGCCGAGCAGATGATCTCGGACAACGGCGCCTTCACGGCGTTGATGTGGTCGGACGGGCGGGCCTGGTTCGAGATCGTCTACGCGGTGGCCGTGCTGAGCAGCGTGCTGCTCCTGCTGGGCTGGCGCACCCGGACCATGTCCGTGCTGTTCATGGTCGGCGTGCTCTCGCTGCAGAACCGCAGCGTCTTCATGGGGGACGGCGGCGACAACGTCGTGCATCTGATGAGCATCTACCTGGTCCTCACCCGGTGCGGCCGGGTGTGGTCGCTGGACGCCCGCCGTGCCCGGCGCGCGGCGGCGGCACGCGCGCGTGGCGAGCGGGTCGAGGACCGGGTCGGGCCGGTGCTGTGGTGCGCCCTGGGGTTCCTGCTGCTCACGGTGACGCTGGCGGGCGGTCTCGGCGGCGACTGGTTCGTCCCGGCGCTGCTGTGGGCGGTGTGGGTCGCGCTGGGCCTGTGGTGGGCCGTGGGGCGGGGCGGAGAGGACAGTCAGCCGCGGATCCTGCTGGACGTGGTCACCAACATCGTGCACAACGGCGCGCTGGTCGTGATCATGGCCGAGGCCTGCCTGATCTACGCGACGGCCGGCTGGTACAAGATCCAGGGTTCCCGCTGGCAGGACGGCACGGCCGCCTACTACCCGCTGCACCTGGACTACTTCTCGCCGTGGCCCGCACTCTCCGACGCGCTGGCCGCCAGCGGCACGATGGTCATGCTCATCACGTACGGCACGGTCGCGGTGCAGGTCGCCTTCCCGTTCACGCTGTTCAACCGGCGGGTCAAGAACGTGCTGCTCGCCGCGATGATGATCGAGCACGCGGTGATCGCCGTGACGCTCGGGCTGCCGTTCTTCTCGCTGGCGATGATCGCCGCCGACGCGGTCTTCCTGCCCACCTCGTTCCTGCGCCGGCTGGGCGGCTGGGCGGCACGCGCGCGTGGCAGGCTGTCCGGCCGCGGGCCCTCGGGGGACCTGGCCAAGGCACCGGACGGGCACGAGGACGGGCCCGGGCGTACGGCGACGGTACCCGGGCCCCGGGCCAGGGAGGCCGAGGGGGCGGCGGCCGGAGCGGGCGCGGTGGACGGGAAGGACCCCGACCCCACGCACGTAGGCTTCCGGGCATGA
- a CDS encoding TrmH family RNA methyltransferase produces the protein MTDPGPEPGPDSGPPAAWQRNAGRCVLLDGFHALKHALRFGAEVPVAVTSDRAGALALADELAPDVREVLAGLLTEVSREAYASLVARPHPTAVAALAVRPSRAAGLETLARTPRRAPVVVLDQPRNLGNAGAVIRLAAGFGATGVVTTGTLDPWHPTVVRGGAGLHFATVVERLEVAGLPPGPLFALDPEGEDIRGLELPDDALLAFGSERSGLTPELRARADRLVALPMRPQVSSYNLATSVAMTLYHWSAGGGAPRVP, from the coding sequence ATGACCGACCCCGGACCAGAGCCCGGACCCGACTCCGGCCCGCCGGCCGCCTGGCAACGGAACGCCGGCCGGTGCGTGCTGCTGGACGGCTTCCACGCCCTCAAGCACGCGCTGCGCTTCGGCGCCGAGGTGCCGGTGGCTGTCACGAGCGACCGCGCGGGTGCCCTGGCCCTCGCCGACGAGCTGGCGCCGGACGTGCGCGAGGTGCTGGCGGGGCTGCTGACCGAGGTGTCGCGGGAGGCGTACGCGTCGCTCGTCGCGCGGCCGCACCCCACGGCGGTGGCCGCGCTGGCCGTGCGGCCCTCGCGGGCGGCCGGGCTGGAGACCCTGGCGCGCACGCCCCGCCGAGCCCCCGTGGTGGTCCTCGACCAGCCGCGCAACCTCGGCAACGCGGGGGCGGTGATCCGGCTGGCCGCCGGTTTCGGCGCGACCGGCGTGGTGACCACCGGCACGCTCGACCCCTGGCACCCCACGGTGGTGCGCGGCGGGGCGGGGCTGCACTTCGCGACCGTGGTGGAGCGGCTGGAGGTCGCCGGGCTGCCGCCGGGGCCGCTGTTCGCGCTGGACCCGGAGGGCGAGGACATCCGGGGCCTGGAGCTGCCGGACGACGCGCTGCTCGCGTTCGGCTCCGAGCGCAGCGGGCTCACACCCGAGCTGCGCGCGCGGGCCGACCGTCTGGTGGCGCTGCCGATGCGCCCCCAGGTCTCCAGCTACAACCTCGCGACCAGCGTGGCCATGACGCTGTACCACTGGAGCGCCGGCGGGGGCGCACCGCGGGTGCCCTAG
- the paaN gene encoding phenylacetic acid degradation protein PaaN, with protein sequence MAAELTAHQLIARHRPTLDLALETIRTRAYWSPHPEHPKAYGENGSLDTAAGKAAFDALHGTRLDLGQPGTDGWVGGEVSPYGVELGVEYPHADLDVLLPAMRAGQKAWRDAGAELRAMVCLEILGRIAARTMEFAQAVMHTSGQAFMMAFQAGGPHAQDRGMEAVAYAYVEQSRTPETAEWTKPQGKRDPLALTKRFTPVPRGIGLVIGCNTFPTWNGYPGLFASLATGNAVLVKPHPRAVLPLALTVQVARDVLTEAGFDPNLVALAAERPGEGIAKTLATRPEIRVIDYTGSTAFGDWLEANARQAQVYTEKAGVNTVIVESTDDYRGMLANLAFSLSLYSGQMCTTPQNLLIPRDGIRTDQGSKSYDEVTADLARAVDGLLGDDARANALLGAIVNPDVKARLEAAAGLGEVALASREVTNPEFPDAIVRTPVIVKLDGAKPEDEAAYTSECFGPVSFAVAVDSADHAVELLRRSVREKGAMTVGAYTTDPEVEEAVQEVCLDEAAQLSLNLTGGVYVNQTAAFSDFHGSGGNPAANAALCDGAFVANRFRVVEVRRPA encoded by the coding sequence ATGGCCGCCGAACTCACCGCACACCAGCTGATCGCCCGGCACCGGCCGACCCTGGACCTGGCGCTGGAGACGATCCGCACGCGCGCGTACTGGTCCCCCCACCCCGAGCACCCCAAGGCCTACGGGGAGAACGGCAGTCTGGACACGGCCGCGGGCAAGGCCGCCTTCGACGCCCTGCACGGCACCCGCCTCGACCTCGGCCAGCCCGGCACCGACGGCTGGGTCGGCGGCGAGGTCTCCCCCTACGGCGTCGAGCTGGGCGTGGAGTATCCGCACGCCGACCTCGACGTGCTGCTGCCCGCCATGCGGGCGGGACAGAAGGCGTGGCGGGACGCGGGCGCGGAGCTGCGCGCGATGGTCTGCCTGGAGATCCTCGGGCGGATCGCCGCCCGGACCATGGAGTTCGCCCAGGCCGTCATGCACACCTCGGGGCAGGCCTTCATGATGGCCTTCCAGGCGGGCGGACCGCACGCCCAGGACCGCGGCATGGAGGCCGTGGCCTACGCGTACGTGGAGCAGTCCCGCACCCCCGAGACGGCGGAGTGGACCAAGCCCCAGGGCAAGCGCGACCCGCTCGCGCTCACCAAGCGCTTCACGCCCGTCCCGCGCGGCATCGGCCTGGTCATCGGCTGCAACACCTTCCCGACGTGGAACGGCTACCCGGGCCTGTTCGCCTCCCTCGCCACCGGCAACGCGGTCCTGGTCAAGCCCCACCCCCGCGCGGTGCTGCCGCTCGCGCTCACCGTCCAGGTCGCCCGGGACGTCCTCACCGAGGCCGGCTTCGACCCGAACCTGGTCGCGCTGGCCGCCGAGCGCCCCGGCGAGGGCATCGCCAAGACCCTGGCCACCCGCCCGGAGATCCGCGTCATCGACTACACCGGCTCCACCGCCTTCGGCGACTGGCTGGAGGCCAACGCCCGCCAGGCCCAGGTGTACACGGAGAAGGCCGGCGTCAACACGGTGATCGTAGAGTCGACCGACGACTACCGGGGCATGCTCGCCAACCTGGCCTTCTCGCTCTCGCTCTACAGCGGCCAGATGTGCACCACCCCGCAGAACCTGCTGATCCCCCGCGACGGCATCCGCACCGACCAGGGCTCCAAGTCCTACGACGAGGTCACCGCCGACCTGGCCCGCGCCGTGGACGGCCTCCTCGGCGACGACGCCCGCGCGAACGCCCTGCTCGGCGCGATCGTCAACCCGGACGTCAAGGCCCGCCTGGAGGCCGCCGCGGGTCTCGGCGAGGTGGCCCTGGCCTCCCGCGAGGTGACCAACCCGGAGTTCCCGGACGCGATCGTGCGCACCCCGGTGATCGTCAAGCTGGACGGCGCCAAGCCCGAGGACGAGGCCGCCTACACCAGCGAGTGCTTCGGTCCGGTCTCCTTCGCGGTCGCCGTCGACTCCGCCGACCACGCCGTGGAGCTGCTGCGCCGCAGCGTCCGGGAGAAGGGCGCGATGACGGTGGGCGCGTACACCACCGACCCGGAGGTCGAGGAGGCCGTGCAGGAGGTCTGCCTGGACGAGGCGGCCCAGCTCTCCCTGAACCTCACCGGCGGTGTGTACGTCAACCAGACGGCCGCCTTCTCCGACTTCCACGGCTCCGGCGGCAACCCGGCGGCCAACGCGGCCCTGTGCGACGGCGCGTTCGTCGCCAACCGCTTCCGGGTGGTGGAGGTCCGCCGCCCGGCCTGA
- a CDS encoding 3-hydroxyacyl-CoA dehydrogenase, whose product MTALDLSSPVAVVGTGTMGQGIAQVALVAGHPVRLYDAVDGRAREAADAIGARLDRLVEKDRLTGAERDAARARLVPAGTLGELADCALVVEAVVERLDVKQELFRALEDVVGDDCLLATNTSSLSVTAVGGALRVPGRFVGLHFFNPAPLLPLVEVVSGFATDPASATRAYETARAWGKTPVACADTPGFVVNRVARPFYAEAFAAYEAGAADPATVDAVLRESGGFRMGAFELTDLIGQDVNESVTHSVWQSFFQDVRFAPSLAQRRLVESGRLGRKSGRGWYDYGDGAERPEPHTAAPAEAPAYVVVEGDLGPAAELVALISEAGVEVRPEDGYGAGRLVLPGGGTLCLTDGELPVSKDLVHFDLALDYRAATRIALSASRGVRPGLLSEATGLFQALGKKVSVIGDVPGMIVARTVARIIDLAFDAVAKGVAAPDDVDTAMRLGVNYPLGPFAWSRRLGAAWARDLLSDVHEWEPSGRCAPSLALRRHAEAAEAREDTDS is encoded by the coding sequence ATGACAGCACTCGACCTCAGCAGCCCCGTGGCCGTCGTCGGCACCGGCACCATGGGCCAGGGCATCGCCCAGGTGGCACTGGTCGCGGGCCACCCCGTGCGGCTGTACGACGCCGTCGACGGGCGCGCCCGGGAGGCGGCCGACGCGATCGGTGCCCGGCTCGACCGGCTCGTCGAGAAGGACCGCCTCACCGGCGCCGAACGGGACGCCGCCCGCGCCCGGCTCGTGCCCGCCGGGACCCTCGGCGAACTGGCCGACTGCGCCCTCGTCGTCGAGGCGGTCGTGGAGCGTCTTGACGTCAAGCAGGAGCTGTTCCGCGCGCTGGAGGACGTCGTCGGCGACGACTGCCTGCTCGCCACCAACACCTCCTCCCTGTCCGTCACCGCGGTCGGCGGCGCACTGCGCGTCCCCGGCCGCTTCGTGGGCCTGCACTTCTTCAACCCCGCGCCGCTGCTCCCGCTGGTGGAGGTGGTCTCCGGGTTCGCCACCGACCCGGCGTCGGCCACGCGCGCGTACGAGACGGCCCGCGCCTGGGGCAAGACCCCGGTGGCCTGCGCCGACACCCCCGGCTTCGTCGTCAACCGCGTCGCCCGGCCCTTCTACGCCGAGGCCTTCGCGGCGTACGAGGCGGGGGCGGCCGACCCGGCCACCGTCGACGCCGTGCTGCGCGAGTCGGGCGGCTTCAGGATGGGCGCCTTCGAGCTGACCGACCTCATCGGCCAGGACGTCAACGAGTCCGTCACGCACTCCGTGTGGCAGTCGTTCTTCCAGGACGTGCGCTTCGCCCCGTCCCTGGCCCAGCGCCGCCTGGTCGAGTCCGGCCGCCTGGGCCGCAAGAGCGGACGGGGCTGGTACGACTACGGGGACGGGGCCGAACGTCCCGAACCGCACACCGCCGCACCGGCCGAGGCGCCCGCGTACGTCGTGGTCGAGGGGGACCTGGGGCCGGCGGCCGAGCTGGTCGCGCTGATCAGCGAGGCGGGCGTCGAGGTGCGTCCGGAGGACGGGTACGGCGCGGGACGGCTCGTCCTGCCCGGCGGCGGCACGCTGTGCCTCACCGACGGCGAGCTGCCGGTGTCGAAGGACCTCGTCCACTTCGACCTCGCCCTCGACTACCGCGCGGCCACCCGGATCGCCCTGTCCGCGTCCCGAGGCGTCCGCCCGGGCCTCCTGTCCGAGGCCACCGGCCTCTTCCAGGCGCTCGGCAAGAAGGTCAGCGTCATCGGCGACGTGCCCGGCATGATCGTGGCCCGGACCGTGGCCCGGATCATCGATCTGGCGTTCGACGCCGTGGCCAAGGGTGTGGCCGCCCCGGACGACGTCGACACGGCGATGCGGCTGGGTGTGAACTATCCCCTCGGTCCCTTCGCATGGAGCCGTCGGCTCGGTGCCGCCTGGGCCCGCGACCTGCTGTCCGACGTCCACGAGTGGGAACCGTCCGGGCGCTGCGCGCCGTCCCTCGCGCTCCGCCGCCACGCCGAGGCCGCCGAGGCCCGAGAGGACACCGACTCATGA
- a CDS encoding TetR/AcrR family transcriptional regulator: MTTAKRDTYTPETLLSVAVQVFIERGYDGTSMEHLSKAAGISKSSIYHHVTGKEELLRRAVSRALDELFGILDEEHARVGTAAERLEYVVRRMVEVLMAELPYVTLLLRVRGNTGTERWALERRREFDHRVAALLKDAAAEGDVRADVEVRLATRLVFGMINSIVEWYRPEGPDGRGGVSGASGTSGAGEREVVDAVARLVFGGLRKAS, encoded by the coding sequence ATGACCACCGCCAAGCGCGACACGTACACGCCCGAGACGCTGCTGTCCGTGGCCGTGCAGGTCTTCATCGAGCGCGGCTACGACGGCACCTCCATGGAGCACCTGTCCAAGGCGGCGGGGATCTCCAAGTCGTCGATATACCACCACGTCACGGGCAAGGAGGAGTTGCTGCGCCGGGCCGTGAGCCGGGCCCTGGACGAGCTCTTCGGGATCCTCGACGAGGAGCACGCGCGCGTGGGGACCGCCGCCGAGCGCCTCGAGTACGTCGTGCGGCGCATGGTCGAGGTGCTCATGGCCGAGCTGCCCTATGTGACGCTGCTGCTGCGGGTGCGCGGCAACACCGGCACCGAGCGGTGGGCGCTGGAGCGCCGCCGCGAGTTCGACCACCGGGTCGCCGCCCTGCTGAAGGACGCGGCGGCCGAGGGGGACGTGCGCGCCGACGTGGAGGTCCGGCTCGCGACCCGCCTCGTCTTCGGCATGATCAACTCGATCGTCGAGTGGTACCGCCCCGAAGGTCCCGACGGCCGGGGCGGCGTGAGTGGCGCGAGCGGCACGAGTGGCGCGGGCGAGCGCGAGGTGGTCGACGCGGTGGCGCGGCTGGTGTTCGGCGGACTGCGCAAGGCGTCCTGA
- a CDS encoding Lrp/AsnC family transcriptional regulator, whose translation MADRADRPGEGGGPEEPGAPPPARPLDAIDQDILRMLQADGRASIRSVAERVHVSRANAYARINRLVEDGVIRGFGARVDHERAGHGTSAYITLKIVQNSWRTVRAQLRQLPGASHIALVGGDFDVLLLVHTPDNRALRELVLSRLQAIPEVLSTRTLLVFETEDLEPQG comes from the coding sequence ATGGCCGACCGGGCCGATCGCCCCGGGGAGGGCGGCGGCCCGGAGGAGCCCGGCGCCCCGCCGCCCGCGCGCCCGCTGGACGCCATCGACCAGGACATCCTGCGCATGCTCCAGGCGGACGGCCGGGCCTCCATACGGTCGGTCGCGGAGCGGGTGCACGTCTCGCGCGCGAACGCCTACGCCCGCATCAACCGGCTGGTCGAGGACGGCGTGATCCGCGGCTTCGGCGCCCGCGTCGACCACGAGCGCGCCGGACACGGCACCTCGGCGTACATCACCCTGAAGATCGTCCAGAACTCCTGGCGAACGGTCCGCGCCCAGCTGCGGCAGCTGCCCGGGGCCTCGCACATCGCCCTGGTGGGCGGCGACTTCGACGTCCTGCTGCTGGTGCACACCCCGGACAACCGGGCCCTGCGCGAGCTGGTGCTCAGCCGCCTCCAGGCCATCCCCGAGGTGCTCAGCACCCGCACCCTGCTGGTCTTCGAGACGGAGGACCTCGAACCGCAGGGCTGA
- the pdhA gene encoding pyruvate dehydrogenase (acetyl-transferring) E1 component subunit alpha — MTVMEQRGAYRPTPPPAWQPRTDPAPLLPDAEPYRVLGTKAADRADTELLRTLYARLVRGRRYNAQATALTKQGRLAVYPSSTGQEACEIAAALALEERDWLFPSYRDTLAVVSRGVDPVEALTLLRGDWHTGYDPYEHRVAPLSTPLATQLPHAVGLAHAARLKGDDVVALAMVGDGGTSEGDFHEALNFAAVWRAPVVFLVQNNGFAISVPLDKQTAAPSLAHKAVGYGMPGRLVDGNDAAAVHEVLSDAVRHARAGGGPTLVEAVTYRVDAHTNADDATRYRGDAEVETWRRHDPVELLERELTERGLLDEDGIRAAREDAETMAADLRARMNQDPELDPLELFDHVYAEPTPQLREQRDQLRAELAAEAETAARQTGAPEGGRR; from the coding sequence ATGACGGTCATGGAGCAGCGGGGCGCGTACCGGCCCACACCGCCGCCCGCCTGGCAGCCCCGAACCGACCCCGCGCCGCTGCTGCCCGACGCGGAGCCCTACCGCGTCCTCGGCACCAAGGCCGCGGACCGCGCCGACACCGAGCTGCTGCGCACGCTGTACGCGCGGCTGGTGCGCGGCCGGCGCTACAACGCGCAGGCCACGGCGCTCACCAAGCAGGGCCGGCTGGCCGTCTACCCCTCCAGCACCGGCCAGGAGGCGTGCGAGATCGCCGCCGCGCTGGCCCTCGAGGAGCGGGACTGGCTCTTCCCCAGCTACCGCGACACCCTCGCGGTCGTCTCGCGCGGCGTCGACCCCGTCGAGGCCCTCACCCTGCTGCGCGGCGACTGGCACACCGGCTACGACCCCTACGAACACCGGGTGGCCCCGCTCTCCACACCGCTGGCCACCCAGCTGCCGCACGCCGTGGGTCTCGCCCACGCCGCCCGCCTCAAGGGCGACGACGTGGTCGCCCTTGCCATGGTCGGCGACGGCGGCACCAGCGAGGGCGACTTCCACGAGGCGCTGAACTTCGCCGCCGTCTGGCGGGCCCCGGTCGTCTTCCTCGTGCAGAACAACGGCTTCGCGATCTCCGTCCCGCTCGACAAGCAGACCGCCGCCCCGTCGCTGGCCCACAAGGCCGTCGGCTACGGGATGCCCGGCCGCCTGGTCGACGGCAACGACGCCGCCGCGGTGCACGAGGTGCTGTCCGACGCCGTGCGCCACGCACGCGCGGGCGGCGGCCCCACCCTGGTGGAGGCGGTGACGTACCGCGTCGACGCGCACACCAACGCCGACGACGCCACCCGCTACCGGGGCGACGCCGAGGTGGAGACCTGGCGCCGGCACGACCCGGTCGAGCTGCTGGAGCGGGAGCTGACCGAGCGCGGCCTGCTCGACGAGGACGGCATCCGCGCCGCCCGCGAGGACGCCGAGACCATGGCCGCCGACCTGCGCGCCCGCATGAACCAGGACCCCGAGCTGGACCCCCTGGAGCTGTTCGACCACGTCTACGCCGAGCCCACCCCGCAGCTGCGCGAGCAGCGGGACCAGCTCCGCGCGGAGCTGGCCGCGGAGGCCGAGACCGCGGCACGGCAGACCGGAGCACCGGAAGGGGGACGTCGATGA
- a CDS encoding alpha-ketoacid dehydrogenase subunit beta: MTTVAAKPATMAQALTRALRDAMAADPGVHVLGEDVGTLGGVFRVTDGLAAEFGEDRCTDTPLAEAGILGTAVGMAMYGLRPVVEMQFDAFAYPAFEQVVSHVTKMRNRTRGKMPLPLTIRVPYGGGIGGVEHHSDSSEAYYMATPGLHVVTPATVADAYGLLRASIASDDPVVFLEPKRLYWSKDAWNPEEPASVEPMGRAVVRRSGRSATLITYGPSLAVCMEAAEAARAEGWDLEVVDLRSLVPFDDETVCASVRRTGRAVVVHESGSFGGPGGEIAARVTERCFHHLEAPVLRVAGFDIPYPPPMLERHHLPGVDRILDAVGRLQWEAES; encoded by the coding sequence ATGACCACCGTCGCCGCCAAGCCGGCCACCATGGCGCAGGCCCTCACCCGCGCACTGCGCGACGCCATGGCCGCCGACCCGGGCGTGCACGTCCTCGGCGAGGACGTCGGCACCCTCGGCGGCGTCTTCCGGGTCACCGACGGGCTCGCCGCCGAGTTCGGCGAGGACCGCTGCACGGACACGCCGCTCGCCGAGGCCGGCATCCTCGGCACGGCCGTCGGCATGGCGATGTACGGGCTGCGCCCGGTCGTCGAGATGCAGTTCGACGCCTTCGCCTACCCGGCGTTCGAGCAGGTCGTCAGCCATGTCACCAAGATGCGCAACCGCACCCGCGGGAAGATGCCCCTGCCGCTGACCATCCGCGTCCCCTACGGCGGCGGCATCGGCGGCGTCGAGCACCACAGCGACTCGTCCGAGGCGTACTACATGGCGACTCCGGGGCTCCATGTCGTCACGCCCGCGACGGTCGCCGACGCCTACGGGCTGCTGCGCGCGTCCATCGCCTCCGACGACCCGGTGGTCTTCCTGGAACCGAAGCGGCTGTACTGGTCGAAGGACGCGTGGAACCCCGAGGAGCCGGCGTCCGTTGAGCCGATGGGCCGCGCGGTGGTGCGGCGCTCCGGCCGGAGTGCCACGCTCATCACGTACGGACCGTCGCTGGCCGTCTGCATGGAGGCGGCCGAGGCGGCCCGGGCCGAGGGGTGGGACCTCGAAGTCGTCGATCTGCGCTCCCTGGTGCCGTTCGACGACGAGACGGTGTGCGCTTCGGTGCGGCGGACGGGACGCGCGGTCGTCGTCCACGAGTCGGGTTCCTTCGGGGGCCCGGGCGGGGAGATCGCGGCCCGGGTCACGGAGCGCTGCTTCCACCACCTGGAGGCGCCGGTGCTGCGTGTGGCCGGGTTCGACATCCCGTATCCTCCGCCGATGCTGGAGCGTCACCACCTGCCCGGTGTGGACCGGATCCTGGACGCCGTGGGGCGCCTGCAGTGGGAGGCCGAAAGCTGA
- a CDS encoding NTP transferase domain-containing protein, with amino-acid sequence MTAYEPPGDPGAGTDPAPDPGPTGPGRAGYDAVVLAGGGARRLGGADKPGLRVGGRPLLDRVLAACAGARRTVVVADPRPTARPVTWAREDPPGGGPLAALAAGLRHTTAEYVLVVSADLPFLAGPTVGRLLSALAAGDADGVLLTDAAGRDQPLVAAYRASALRRELAALARDRAGRDARADGARLTGLPLRRLTGALRLTRVPDAVASFDCDTWDDLATARARIREHGHVLDEWISAAKDELGIDLDVDTGILLDLARDAAHGVARPAAPLTTFLVGYAAGRAGGGPEAVAETARKAAALAQRWAEEAADTGSAPSRGKPDVAPDATPDTRPDA; translated from the coding sequence GTGACCGCGTACGAGCCCCCCGGCGACCCAGGCGCCGGCACCGACCCCGCGCCGGATCCCGGGCCGACAGGACCCGGCCGCGCCGGGTACGACGCCGTCGTGCTCGCCGGCGGGGGCGCCCGGCGGCTCGGGGGCGCGGACAAACCCGGTCTGCGGGTGGGCGGCCGCCCTCTCCTCGACCGGGTGCTCGCCGCCTGCGCCGGAGCGCGGAGGACCGTCGTCGTCGCCGATCCCCGGCCCACCGCGCGGCCCGTCACCTGGGCACGCGAGGACCCGCCGGGCGGCGGACCGCTCGCCGCCCTCGCCGCCGGACTGCGGCACACCACGGCGGAGTACGTCCTCGTGGTCTCCGCCGACCTGCCGTTCCTGGCCGGACCGACCGTGGGGCGGCTGCTGTCCGCCCTCGCCGCGGGCGACGCCGACGGGGTGCTGCTCACCGACGCCGCCGGCCGCGACCAGCCGCTCGTCGCCGCGTACCGCGCGTCGGCGCTGCGCCGGGAACTGGCCGCCCTCGCACGGGACCGCGCCGGCCGAGACGCACGGGCGGACGGGGCCCGACTGACCGGGCTGCCGCTGCGCCGCCTGACCGGCGCTCTGCGCCTCACCCGAGTCCCGGACGCCGTCGCCTCCTTCGACTGCGACACCTGGGACGACCTCGCCACCGCAAGGGCACGCATCAGGGAGCATGGTCACGTGTTGGATGAATGGATTTCCGCAGCCAAGGACGAGTTGGGCATCGACCTGGACGTCGACACCGGGATCCTGCTCGATCTCGCGCGCGACGCCGCCCACGGGGTGGCCCGGCCGGCCGCTCCGCTGACCACCTTCCTCGTCGGCTACGCGGCCGGGCGGGCCGGAGGAGGGCCCGAGGCCGTCGCCGAGACCGCCCGCAAGGCCGCGGCCCTCGCCCAGCGCTGGGCGGAGGAAGCCGCCGACACCGGGTCCGCCCCCTCGCGGGGCAAGCCCGACGTGGCGCCCGACGCCACCCCCGACACCCGCCCGGACGCCTGA